From the Oxalobacter vibrioformis genome, the window TATCCCCATTGCCCACCTGGTGTTTGCAGCCGGTATCGCCCAGTGGAAAAGCGTCGACAATCACCCGCCGGGATTTCAGGCCCTCGCGCAACGCCTCATTATTACCCACCCCGAAATTGCGCACAAATCCGGGAGCCCCGTCCGGTCCCACCATGCTGGTGGCCCCCACCAGGTGACGCAATTCATTAAAGGCCAGTGTTTCAGTATCCCTGTCCTGGTGAAAATGCAGCCGGGTAAAACGACGGCACCCAGAAAGCCGGTCCTGGCGCTGGTCATATCGCTGACGCGGGTCCTTGTCGCCATACTCCGCCTTGGGACAGGTCAGTATCGTCAGCGACCCCTTATGGTCATAGGAAAGTTGATGATAGGCATTGATGAAGCCGGGAGAAAACATGGTCCGGTGCCAGAACAAGGGCTGCCCGGTGCTGGTTTGCCAGCTTGCGCGCATTGGCTGCCGTCACGATCTGGGCAATTTTACCGCTTTTGACCAGGACAGCCCGACCCTTGAGTTCTCCCTTTTCTGTCACAATCGAATCCGGCACGATGACAACAGCCCCACCGCGCTGGTACCCGGTACTTTCATAGTTGTCTTCAGTATCGCTGACAGCACAGCCGGAAAGACCCGCAGCACAGACCAGCATCAGCGCTGCCAGGCGGATCATCATCTGGTTCAGGGTCGCCATTTACCTCTCCCTCCCCGCCCCTTATCTTTACACATCATCTGTTATTTTGCATTATTTTTTATTATTTTCATCTTTTTTCCGCGTTTTTTCTTCTTTTTCACTATCCAGCTGGCGCAGCATTTCTACTGCATCGCGGTTTCCCTGTTTTGCAGACAGGCCCAGCCATTTCCTGGCTTCCGTCAGATTGCGTTTGACGCCAAAACCACCGGCATACGCCACGCCCAGATTGTACTGTGCAAGAGAATCCCCCTTCACGGCTGCCAGGCGATACCATTCGGCTGCCTTGGCATAATCTTCCGGCACGCCATAACCTTCCACATAAATGTACCCCATGGCAGACATGGCGGCCACATGCCCCTGGTCCGCCGCTTTCTTGTACCAGCGGGCAGCCGCCACATCGTCACGGAAAGCACCCCGGGCGTTGGTATAAAGGGTACCCAGAAGATACTGTGAATCGGCATGTCCTTTTTCCGCTGCCTTTTTCAGCCAAGAAAAAGCAGCCTTGTCATCCTGCTCCACCCCGAGGCCATCCATGGTCATCACCCCCAGCAGATACTGCGCCTCCCTATTACCATCGGTTGCTGCCGCTTCCAGCGGCGAAAGCGCCTTCTCATAGCGGGCGGCATCATAGTGGCGTTTGCCTTCCTCATACGGCCCGGCCTGCACCATCCCTGCCAGCGTGAGACAAAAAGCCAGTAGCAGCACCTCACCTTTCCCGGCAAAACCGTATCGCATCACGCTTCTTTTTGCCCCATCAGGCGGGCAACATCCTTTTT encodes:
- a CDS encoding tetratricopeptide repeat protein, producing the protein MRYGFAGKGEVLLLAFCLTLAGMVQAGPYEEGKRHYDAARYEKALSPLEAAATDGNREAQYLLGVMTMDGLGVEQDDKAAFSWLKKAAEKGHADSQYLLGTLYTNARGAFRDDVAAARWYKKAADQGHVAAMSAMGYIYVEGYGVPEDYAKAAEWYRLAAVKGDSLAQYNLGVAYAGGFGVKRNLTEARKWLGLSAKQGNRDAVEMLRQLDSEKEEKTRKKDENNKK